The genomic region TCGAAAGAGAGGAAGAACTAATAAGCAAGAGGACTACAAGTACAGGGTATAATGGACATGAAATACCGCTCACGAGCGAAGCGGAAGATCCCCCGTTACATCATCCATCGCTTATAAGtgaaaatttgaaagaattattatcaaaagaactTGTGATACAAAAGGAAGGGCCCCGCAGCAAGGACTCAATAAAATAGTACATTATGTTTCTGCTCATAAATATGATCGATACATTACATATAAAGTATGATAATTTCATGTCAAAGACTGACAACTGCGACCAAAATCGGTATATTATAATGAAAGTAGGGAAATGTTAGTTACCTAAGTGAGACAACAAGAGTGTTTATTCACACTAGATTGTTCTCTTGGAACCTTATCCTCATTTGCATTCTAGCAATACcatgtttcttttctagCATCTTCATTCCATCTggattctttgatcttAAGATCACATCATCCTCCTTCGTCCATATACCGGGGACATTTTGCGGAAGATGTACTCcatatttgaatgatgTCAGAATGTATCTTGGAAACAATGAGATATCACCAGTTAAAGCAGTTAGGACAGATGTAGCGTATTTCTTTCTGATACCGCACTCAACGTCAAGATCATGAACAAGGACATCTGCTTGTGACTCATCATATTCCCTAGTAATAATctcttccaacttttgtATGAACTCCTTGGTAGatctgaaattgaaaaaggtatgatcaaagaaatcatcattatcagCGAGCTTGGGTGGGAAAGGtattgaatcaaaatcatAGTTATCATACTCTTCATGTTCCAAAGCCACTTGATGACGAATTCTTTCCGCGACATCATCAGCATACAATGAACGTGCTTGCTCTTCTTGTTGTGTTTCAGCTGCGTGCAAATCACGCCTAATACCATCTATTAGATCGAATGCATCTGATtctaagaagaaatcattcaaaCTGGTATCTGTTGATTGCTGAGTACCACCTTCGGTAGATCTCTTACTCTTTTTTAGGGTCGTATTATAGTTTCCGGGTGATGGTCCTTCTCTCTTGGGTCTGTTGGTcatatttttgatagacTCAGGTTCTATACCTTCTTCCATGCATTTCTCATAGTATGAAATGTATGAATCAATACCATAAGGCAGAATAAATTTACGGAAACGATCCCTCCATGCATTTTCTGAATGGGTTGGTACTTCAAGTGCgaataatttgaaaaattcacGAGACAATGGTCCTCGGCGGTCATTTACAGTATACTTTTCGAAAGAAGGTACTTCTGATGGATCAATTTCTGTATTCATAACTAATTGTCGTTTCGCGACAATGTTAggttcatcatcttcagcGATCAAGCTTGCTCCTGTATCAGGGTCTCTTTGAAAAGCATCTCTGTAAAACTGTTTTTTCACAGCAACCGCCAAATTataatcttcttcacttgTAAATTTCCTCTTTAATCCATTCGGTAGAATGTCTGTTTTGATTAGAT from Kluyveromyces lactis strain NRRL Y-1140 chromosome D complete sequence harbors:
- the RAP1 gene encoding DNA-binding transcription factor RAP1 (uniprot|Q01073 Kluyveromyces lactis KLLA0D19294g RAP1 DNA-binding protein) translates to MSHADDFDTALDSPSVQIKEDVGVFDGVSFFIDPLINDMEALGNAVRNNGGAVLIEAPEKSSREWEAAYFVSKRYDEDYRIFVHPSYILDCIDAGTLLNVHDYLGKPESSGFVRFDSNSISDEYNIGSQLSDLPGSDVTRAAVKIATGINESIDSENTRGQREMDSDSSPEVKMSSKDDEIASHDQQQQLTHTDVDDANDLILHEQASSSHNKSSFTKEEDEFILDVVRKNPTKRTTHTLYDEISHYVPNHTGNSIRHRFRVYLSKRLEFVYQVDEDGKLVRDQDGNLIKTDILPNGLKRKFTSEEDYNLAVAVKKQFYRDAFQRDPDTGASLIAEDDEPNIVAKRQLVMNTEIDPSEVPSFEKYTVNDRRGPLSREFFKLFALEVPTHSENAWRDRFRKFILPYGIDSYISYYEKCMEEGIEPESIKNMTNRPKREGPSPGNYNTTLKKSKRSTEGGTQQSTDTSLNDFFLESDAFDLIDGIRRDLHAAETQQEEQARSLYADDVAERIRHQVALEHEEYDNYDFDSIPFPPKLADNDDFFDHTFFNFRSTKEFIQKLEEIITREYDESQADVLVHDLDVECGIRKKYATSVLTALTGDISLFPRYILTSFKYGVHLPQNVPGIWTKEDDVILRSKNPDGMKMLEKKHGIARMQMRIRFQENNLV